ACATGGCCGCTAAACTTGGCATCGTGAGTCAGATGGATTTAGCACAAGCTATTCGCGCCCGCACGAGTAAATCATTAGGGATTGTCCTATGGTTGCTAACCGAGTTAGCAATCATGGCAACGGATATCGCAGAAGTCATTGGGGCTGCGATTGCCTTGTACTTGTTATTCCATATTCCGCTAATCATTGCCGTTTTAATTACCGTTTTTGATGTTTTACTTCTATTATTATTAACTAAAATTGGCTTTCGTAAAATTGAAGCAATTGTCGTTTGTCTCATTTTAGTTATTCTACTAGTCTTCGTTTACCAAGTTGCTTTGTCGAGTCCCAACTGGGGACAAGTCATGACTGGCCTCATCCCAACCAGTCAAACCTTTTCCAGTAGTAAGACTGTCGCCGGAATGACCCCTTTAAGTGGCGCTTTAGGCATTATCGGCGCCACGGTCATGCCACATAACCTATACCTGCACTCTGCAATTTCACAGACACGTAAGATTGATCATCATGATGAAGCTGACGTCGCTCGTACGGTTAAATTTGCCAGTTTAGATTCTAACATTCAACTCACGGCTGCTTTTTTCGTTAATGCGCTCCTCTTAATTATGGGCGTGGCCGTCTTTAAAACTGGGGCCGTTAAAGATCCATCGTTCTTTGGCCTCTATCAAGCACTCGCCAACACCTCCACCTTAAGTAACGGTCTCTTAATTGAAGTTGCTCGTTCCGGTGTCCTATCCGTTCTCTTTGCCGTGGCCTTACTAGCTTCCGGTCAAAATTCAACGATTACGGGGACCTTAACCGGGCAAGTCATTATGGAAGGGTTCGTACACATGCGCATGCCGCTCTGGTTACGCCGGCTTGTCACTCGACTGTTATCAGTGATTCCAGTTATTATCTGTGTCCTGCTAACTAGTGGCAAGAGTGCACTCGCTGAACATGAGGCTCTGAATGACTTAATGAATAATTCCCAAGTCTTTTTAGCCTTCGCATTACCATTCTCAATGTTGCCGTTACTCATGATGACCGATAGTGCGGCCGAAATGGGCCAGCGGTTCAAAAACAAGCTGTGGATTAAAGGACTGGGCTGGTTATCCGTTATCGGATTAACTGGATTAAATCTGCTTGGCCTCCCTTCCCAAGTAGCTGGTTTCTTTGGTGATAAACCAACCGCAGCGCAACTCACCATTGCAAACCTAATTGCAGTTGGGTTAATTCTAATCATTTTAGCGCTCCTGACATGGACAGTAATTGAACTTTATCGGGGCAATCAACGTTACGCCGCCCAATTAAATGCTAACGGCAACGTCAGACTCTAAATCAAAAAAGCACTTTGTTAAACAATGACGACGTCACTGCTTAGCAAAGCGCTTTTTAAATTCAACTTAGTCGGTCGTAATTTGCATCCGACCATGTCGTTTTGAATGGTATAAATTATGATCAACTCGATTATAAAAATCCGTTGGCGTTGCATCCGTCGTTGCTAACGTTGAGACACCGACTGAAATTGAAATCGGAATCTGTTGATTACCAAAGTTGACTGGTATGTGGTTAAGGGCACTAAAAATCTGTTGCACCACACTACGAGTACTTGCTAAATCGTAGCCTGGAAATAAAATATTGAATTCCTCGCCACCAGTTCGATACAACTTCACGCGCGGATTGTTCGCATCAATCACGGTTTGTACCACATCTGCCACCTGCTGCAAGACTCGATCACCGGCGAGATGTCCATAAGTATCGTTCACCTGCTTGAAATGATCAATATCAAACATCATCATTGACAGCTTTAAATGATTCTTGGCACTATCATCAAATAAATATTTAATTTCTCCCGTATAAGCAGCAAAATTTTCAGTTTGTGTTAAAGCGTCATGACTCGCATATTGAGCCAAACGTAGCTTAAACTGACTATCCCGAGTCAACATTGTGACGTAAGCATACAGTAAGATTTCAAAAATAACTAAATATAACCATTCCTGAAAAAAGATTGTCCAACTCAACTCAAACTTTAATTTCATCCATAGCCACAGGAGCCCGCCAAACGGGATGCCAACTAGCAGATAACTAGCCCAGGCATAGTGGCGATTTTGAAATCGAATTCGAATCTCGTTCAACACCAGGAAAAAAATGACTAACGTTAGGGCGTGGCCCCATGATTCCCAATAACCAATTGATTGATCGAAAATCATGTACACTACCACTACGGGAATTAACAAATAATACGGAATCCGAATATTTAGAAAATAGCCGCAAAAGATAATCGCAATGAGTTGAAAATTCATAAACTGCCAAGCAGTAGCTTGACCAACGATTAACGACTGCAACCCAAACACAAATACTAACATATAGATGACGCCATGCCATGAATTGACCACATCATCATCAACATTAATATGCTTGGCGTGAAACCACGATGTAATCCAGTTAAACAATACCCAGTACAGCGTAAAAACACCTAGGATAAAGAAAATACTGGTTACAAACGGTGGCACTTGCCAGTTAGACCATGTCATACTAAAGTCCTTCCTTATTGCCGACCATCACCAGTTGGTTGGTTTAAAGTTGTTGTCTCTTTAACTGCTAACTGCGGTTTTCCATAAAAATACCCTTGATGTAATTCAATGCCTAATTGTTGTGCCATCAACTGATCATGTTCATCTTCGACGCCTTCTAAGATCAAGTCGAGATGATATTGCTTAGCAATCGTCTGCCAAAAAGCTAACGCGGTTGGAATCTGATCAGCTTTCCCACTCATCCGCAAATTCTGCATGGCAAACTTAATCTGGTCAACAAATGGTAAAACAGCTTCAATATTATCAAACGTATTCGAACCAGTACCAACGTCGTCAATACTTAACTTAATCCCATGTTGATGAAAAAGCACACTATACTTTTGAATTTCTTTAACCGTTGGATTTTCAGTGAACTCAATGGTTAAGGCCGCTGGATTCAATCGTTTTTTTAGATAAATGATTGTCCCTAGCATTAACTTATCTTCAGTTTGTTCTCGATTTAAATTCAAAGCGAGGACTCGATTAGTTACCTTGGTTGCCAATTGACCCGCTAATTCTTCCAATAACCCAGCTTGTTTTTTTAAAGACAATTCTGTGAAAGTTGCCGGTATAGCCCACTTACCATGCGTTTCTTTGCGTAATAATAGTTCATAACCAAAGATTGATTGCTGACTCTGATCAACTTGTGGCTGGACAAAAAAGCGATACATCTTATTAAAGACCCCATTCCTAAAAATAATTTGTGTCAATCCGTATTAACGTTTTAGCACGCTATAAGTATAGCCTTTTATTCATTAAATATCGATACTAAATCAGCCAACCGCTCTAATTTCAAGCGCTAACCGGCATTTCCCAACCAGATTCCCATAAGATACGTCATTAACGCCGTTGCAACGCCCACCAAAATATTTCGCATAATAATCTTATGCACCGGAACCACCGTGTGACGCGCACTTACTGTGGCATTTAGGGTCAACGCCACGCCCATTGCCATCAATGTATTAATCAAGCGCCAGCTAGGCAGCGACAGACTAATTGCTGCTAAAGGAATCAACACTCCCAAAATAAAAGCAATTAGTGAGGTTGCGGCCGCATGCAGTGGATTTAAAACATCAATCGCATGTAAGCGGGTCTGCGCTTGGTGACCATCAGCTGGTTCCGTGGCTAACTGTAATTTCAACTGGCTTAATTGCACATCCTTTTGGGCGCTGACCGACACATATTCACCACCAGCCATCGAACAGGCGCCCGCAATCATTCCCGAAATGCCACTAATCAGTAGTGTGGTTGCACTCAAATCCGCTCCCACTGCGCCTAAGACAATCCCGGAAACTGAAATAATGCCATCGTTGGCCCCTAAAATCCCAGCTCGTAAGACATTTAACTGATCCCAAAAGTGATAATATCGACTTTGCCATTGCTTAATCCAGATTAACATTTGGATTAACCACCCTTCTAATCATTTTTTTTGCGAAAAAATAACGTCGATCCTGGTGACCCGACGCTACCATACCGCTTAACGCACCAGCTTATCCCAAATAACCACTTCATTACGGGCTAGTGATTGTGGCACATCAATAATTCGTTGATTCGCACTCCCGCGAAATTGGAGTGACAAATCCATTTGGTCTTTTAAAAAGCGACCGTCCACTAAAATATCGATTAACGACAACATTTTTAGTTTATCCGTAGAATCTTGTTGCAACTCATCCCAGGTGTAACCTGACCATGACCAGATATCTTTCGTGTGCCCGAATTCTTGCCGAATACGCTCACATATCCGAATACCAACTTGCGTATTCAAAAATGGTTCGCCACCTAACAACGTTAAGCCTTGCACATAATCCTGACTTAAATCGGTAATAATTTGCTGTTCTAGTTCCGCCGTATACGGTTGCCCATAATGAAAATTTTGAGCGGCCACATTATAGCAGCCTGGGCAACGAAACGGACAACCACTTAGATATAAGCTACAGCGGACCCCTTCACCATCAACGAAATTAAACGCTTTATAGTCCGCAACATATTGTTCACTTAGATCCTTCGCTAACCACTCTTTGGGCGTCGGATTGTTTGGTCCTTTCGTAACGTGCGGCATTTTTGATCATCTCCGGAGACATATTTTTTTGACGTGACGTAATCTCAACGTGGCGACCATGCACCATCGGCCGTTGTTGGGGATTACCTAAATAACCACAGGTCCGTTTTACCACGTCACACGTTTTAGGGTCATGATTACCACATTGTGGGCACACAAAACCCCGGGCCGTCGCCTTAAATTCCCCTTTAAACCCACATTCAAAACACTGGTCAATCGCCGTATTAGTGCCCAAATAACCAACATGATCATAGGCCCAATCCCAAACGGCTTCCAATGCTTTCGGATTTTGCGTGAGATTTGGATATTCACAGTAATGAATGAAGCCACCGGACGCATACTTGGGAAACCGTTCTTCTAATGTTAATTTATCGAAGGGAGTTGGA
This region of Lactobacillus sp. CBA3605 genomic DNA includes:
- a CDS encoding VIT1/CCC1 transporter family protein yields the protein MLIWIKQWQSRYYHFWDQLNVLRAGILGANDGIISVSGIVLGAVGADLSATTLLISGISGMIAGACSMAGGEYVSVSAQKDVQLSQLKLQLATEPADGHQAQTRLHAIDVLNPLHAAATSLIAFILGVLIPLAAISLSLPSWRLINTLMAMGVALTLNATVSARHTVVPVHKIIMRNILVGVATALMTYLMGIWLGNAG
- the nrdG gene encoding anaerobic ribonucleoside-triphosphate reductase activating protein, which codes for MPHVTKGPNNPTPKEWLAKDLSEQYVADYKAFNFVDGEGVRCSLYLSGCPFRCPGCYNVAAQNFHYGQPYTAELEQQIITDLSQDYVQGLTLLGGEPFLNTQVGIRICERIRQEFGHTKDIWSWSGYTWDELQQDSTDKLKMLSLIDILVDGRFLKDQMDLSLQFRGSANQRIIDVPQSLARNEVVIWDKLVR
- a CDS encoding Nramp family divalent metal transporter, coding for MGKFKTNNRSHKLIAYANGPSLEEINGKIEVPKNIGFWRTLFAYSGPGALVAVGYMDPGNWSTSITGGQNFQYLLMSVILMSSLIAMLLQYMAAKLGIVSQMDLAQAIRARTSKSLGIVLWLLTELAIMATDIAEVIGAAIALYLLFHIPLIIAVLITVFDVLLLLLLTKIGFRKIEAIVVCLILVILLVFVYQVALSSPNWGQVMTGLIPTSQTFSSSKTVAGMTPLSGALGIIGATVMPHNLYLHSAISQTRKIDHHDEADVARTVKFASLDSNIQLTAAFFVNALLLIMGVAVFKTGAVKDPSFFGLYQALANTSTLSNGLLIEVARSGVLSVLFAVALLASGQNSTITGTLTGQVIMEGFVHMRMPLWLRRLVTRLLSVIPVIICVLLTSGKSALAEHEALNDLMNNSQVFLAFALPFSMLPLLMMTDSAAEMGQRFKNKLWIKGLGWLSVIGLTGLNLLGLPSQVAGFFGDKPTAAQLTIANLIAVGLILIILALLTWTVIELYRGNQRYAAQLNANGNVRL
- a CDS encoding EAL domain-containing protein; the protein is MYRFFVQPQVDQSQQSIFGYELLLRKETHGKWAIPATFTELSLKKQAGLLEELAGQLATKVTNRVLALNLNREQTEDKLMLGTIIYLKKRLNPAALTIEFTENPTVKEIQKYSVLFHQHGIKLSIDDVGTGSNTFDNIEAVLPFVDQIKFAMQNLRMSGKADQIPTALAFWQTIAKQYHLDLILEGVEDEHDQLMAQQLGIELHQGYFYGKPQLAVKETTTLNQPTGDGRQ
- a CDS encoding GGDEF domain-containing protein is translated as MTWSNWQVPPFVTSIFFILGVFTLYWVLFNWITSWFHAKHINVDDDVVNSWHGVIYMLVFVFGLQSLIVGQATAWQFMNFQLIAIIFCGYFLNIRIPYYLLIPVVVVYMIFDQSIGYWESWGHALTLVIFFLVLNEIRIRFQNRHYAWASYLLVGIPFGGLLWLWMKLKFELSWTIFFQEWLYLVIFEILLYAYVTMLTRDSQFKLRLAQYASHDALTQTENFAAYTGEIKYLFDDSAKNHLKLSMMMFDIDHFKQVNDTYGHLAGDRVLQQVADVVQTVIDANNPRVKLYRTGGEEFNILFPGYDLASTRSVVQQIFSALNHIPVNFGNQQIPISISVGVSTLATTDATPTDFYNRVDHNLYHSKRHGRMQITTD